In Oncorhynchus masou masou isolate Uvic2021 chromosome 10, UVic_Omas_1.1, whole genome shotgun sequence, a single genomic region encodes these proteins:
- the LOC135547573 gene encoding eIF5-mimic protein 2-A-like: MSNQKIQKPTLTGQRFKTRKRDEKKVFDPTQFQETIVQGLNQTGSDLDAVAKFLDASGAKLDYRRYAETLFDILVAGGMLAPGGTLSDDLTRTEFCLFTAQEDLETMQAYAQVFNKLIRRYKYLEKGFEEEIKKLLLFLKGFTESERNKLAMLTGILLANGNISASILNSLYNENLVKEGVSAAFAVKLFKSWIHEKDINSVAGSLRKVGMDNRLLELFPANKRSCEHFSKYFTDAGLKELSDFARNQQAIGSRKELQKDLQEQMERGDPFKDIIASAREEMKKNNISEQTMIGIVWTSVMSYVEWNKKEELVTEQAIKHLKQYSPLLKAFTSQGASEILLLVKMQEYCYDNIHFMNSFQKIVVLLYKADVLSEEAILKWYTEAHVAKGRSVFLEQMKKFVEWLKNAEEESESEEDEAAD, from the exons ATGAGTAATCAAAAGATTCAGAAGCCAACGCTTACAGGCCAGCGTTTTAAAACTAGGAAGAGAG ATGAAAAGAAGGTGTTTGACCCTACTCAGTTTCAGGAAACCATTGTACAAGGTTTGAACCAAACTGGCAGTGATCTGGACGCTGTTGCGAAATTTCTTGATGCCTCTGGTGCCAAGCTTGACTACCGCCGCTATGCTGAGACGCTCTTTGACATCCTGGTGGCTGGCGGAATGCTGG CCCCAGGTGGTACCTTGTCAGATGACTTGACCCGTACGGAGTTCTGTCTGTTTACAGCACAAGAAGACCTGGAGACTATGCAAGCATATGCTCAG GTTTTCAACAAGCTTATCAGGCGTTACAAGTACCTGGAGAAAGGGTTTGAAGAGGAGATCAAGAAG TTGCTGCTATTCCTGAAGGGATTCACTGAATCTGAGCGTAACAAGCTGGCCATGTTGACTGGCATCCTGCTGGCCAATGGCAACATCTCAGCCTCTATCCTCAACAGCCTCTACAATGAGAACCTCGTCAAAGAAG GTGTCTCTGCAGCCTTTGCTGTGAAACTTTTCAAATCCTGGATCCATGAGAAAGATATCAACTCTGTGGCAGGAAGTCTCCGCAAGGTCGGCATGGATAATAGACTTTTG GAGCTGTTCCCTGCCAACAAGCGGAGCTGTGAGCATTTCTCTAAGTACTTTACAGACGCCGGTCTCAAAGAGCTGTCGGACTTTGCCAGGAACCAGCAGGCCATAGGGTCCCGTAAGGAACTTCAGAAGGATCTCCAGGAACAAATGGAGCGTGGGGACCCTTTCAAAGAC ATCATTGCGTCAGCCAGGGAGGAGATGAAAAAGAACAACATCTCAGAGCAGACCATGATTGGCATCGTGTGGACCAGTGTTATGAGCTATGTGGAGTGGAACAAGAAAGAGGAACTGGTCACAGAACAAGCCATCAAGCACTTGAAG CAATACAGCCCCTTGTTGAAGGCTTTCACATCCCAGGGAGCCTCTGAGATCCTGCTGCTTGTGAAGATGCAGGAGTACTGCTACGACAACATCCACTTCATGAACTCCTTCCAGAAGATTGTGGTGCTGCTCTACAAAG CGGATGTTTTGAGTGAGGAGGCCATTCTTAAGTGGTACACAGAGGCCCATGTTGCCAAAGGAAGGAGTGTGTTCCTGGAACAGATGaaaaaatttgtggagtggctCAAGAACGCAGAGGAAG AATCTGAGTCCGAGGAGGACGAGGCTGCTGACTAA